Proteins from one Nitrospirota bacterium genomic window:
- a CDS encoding HD domain-containing protein, translated as MPLTEEKKTYQEAKDLINSLAITIKTAQIHNPNNVAVVAAIEKFLSLANPIIKAEKLVTLDLINEFFYLNEARVRYSLEYIINFDFLSREFKKRELGTLTFNDIPAENDIKIFLKAFIEAGFSETPFETLSEAVDNIERIKVGKLKKIKEEGEFDRKKFVKKTYFNAVSFTKGVMTKIKAGEKISLKKAKRVVETVVDLILEEESLLLGMTALKDYDEYTYHHSVNVSILSVALGQRLGLRRKALTDLGMSSLFHDMGKIEVPSEILNKASEFSEGEWEIMRQHPLWGVRAILKLKGFDDISLRTAIVAFEHHLNYNLSGYPKLRNTLKPDLFSKIVTIADQYDAMTSSRVYSRTPVAPDRALSIMVDRSGTQLDPYLTKLFINMVGIHPIGSLVMLNTKELGLVFESNPNPDFLDRPRVIIVVDSKGNRIKQNVDLMEKDDADNFKRSIVTTLDPNQYRVNLAEYLL; from the coding sequence ATGCCACTAACAGAAGAAAAGAAGACATACCAGGAGGCAAAGGACTTAATAAACAGTCTGGCTATAACCATAAAAACAGCCCAGATTCATAACCCAAATAATGTAGCTGTCGTTGCTGCCATTGAGAAATTTCTATCCCTCGCCAACCCGATAATAAAGGCTGAAAAGCTTGTAACACTCGACCTGATAAATGAGTTTTTTTACCTAAACGAGGCGAGGGTCAGATACAGCCTGGAATACATTATAAATTTTGACTTCCTTTCCCGTGAATTTAAAAAGCGAGAACTCGGAACTTTGACCTTCAATGATATACCCGCCGAGAATGACATAAAGATTTTTCTCAAGGCCTTCATTGAAGCAGGTTTCTCAGAAACACCGTTTGAAACGCTATCAGAGGCTGTTGACAATATCGAACGCATTAAAGTAGGGAAGCTTAAAAAGATTAAAGAAGAAGGTGAATTTGACAGGAAAAAATTTGTAAAAAAGACCTACTTCAATGCCGTCTCTTTCACAAAAGGGGTCATGACCAAGATAAAGGCCGGCGAGAAGATAAGTCTCAAAAAAGCCAAAAGGGTAGTAGAAACTGTAGTCGATCTGATACTGGAAGAGGAATCCCTCCTTCTTGGAATGACTGCTTTAAAAGACTATGATGAATATACATACCACCACTCCGTCAATGTAAGCATCCTTTCGGTGGCCCTCGGACAGAGACTCGGACTCAGGAGAAAGGCCCTCACCGACCTCGGCATGTCATCCCTTTTCCATGACATGGGGAAAATCGAGGTTCCTTCAGAAATATTGAACAAGGCAAGTGAATTTAGCGAGGGAGAATGGGAGATAATGAGACAACATCCCTTATGGGGAGTAAGGGCAATTCTCAAACTAAAAGGTTTTGACGATATCTCGCTCAGGACTGCAATTGTAGCTTTTGAACATCATCTCAATTATAACCTTTCGGGCTATCCTAAACTGAGAAATACACTGAAACCTGACCTCTTTTCAAAGATTGTTACTATAGCTGACCAGTATGACGCTATGACATCATCCAGGGTCTACTCAAGAACACCTGTTGCCCCTGACAGGGCACTCAGTATAATGGTTGACCGTAGCGGCACACAACTCGACCCTTATCTTACGAAGCTATTTATTAACATGGTAGGCATACACCCCATCGGCAGTCTCGTTATGCTCAATACTAAAGAATTAGGGCTCGTCTTTGAAAGCAATCCAAATCCTGACTTTCTTGACAGGCCAAGGGTCATTATTGTAGTTGATAGTAAGGGAAACAGGATCAAGCAAAACGTAGATTTGATGGAAAAAGACGATGCCGATAACTTCAAGAGGAGCATCGTAACTACCCTTGACCCAAATCAATATAGAGTCAACCTCGCTGAATACCTGCTTTAA
- a CDS encoding P-II family nitrogen regulator — protein sequence MKKIEAIIKPFKLDEVKDALNAIGIQGMTVTEVKGFGRQKGHVELYRGAEYDIAFVPKVKIEIIVSDAMASKVVSTIEEKAKTGKIGDGKIFVSSVEETIRIRTGEKGEAAI from the coding sequence ATGAAAAAGATAGAAGCAATAATAAAACCATTTAAGCTTGATGAAGTAAAGGATGCTTTAAATGCGATAGGCATCCAGGGAATGACGGTTACTGAAGTGAAGGGTTTTGGGAGGCAGAAGGGACATGTAGAGCTATACCGTGGTGCAGAATATGATATAGCTTTTGTGCCAAAGGTAAAGATAGAAATTATTGTCTCTGATGCAATGGCAAGTAAAGTAGTATCTACAATTGAGGAAAAGGCGAAGACAGGTAAGATAGGAGATGGTAAGATTTTTGTCTCCTCAGTGGAGGAGACTATAAGGATAAGGACAGGAGAAAAAGGAGAGGCAGCAATATAA
- a CDS encoding ammonium transporter, which yields MKRLLSLTILLCFMAMAGAVFAEEPKAEMPRPIGVPATEAPPAQTAPAPPKIDTGDTAWMLVSTALVMLMTPGLALFYGGMVRRKNVLGTIMHSFVILCLVSVIWVLWGYTLAFGPDKGGIIGGLDWLGLKGVGQEPAPMASTIPHLVFMMFQGMFAIITPALITGAFAERMKFSALVVFSALWLTFVYSPLAHWVWGGGWIGATLGALDFAGGTVVHINSAIAAIAAVIVIGKRKGYGVEPMAPHNLPITILGAALLWFGWFGFNAGSALTSGGLASVAFVTTNTATATAAMSWLFVEWIQRGKPTALGAVSGAVAGLVAITPAAGFVSPMSSILIGIGAGVFCYTAVNLKPKLGYDDSLDVLGIHGVGGTWGALATGLFASVAINPAGKDGLFAGNPPLLGIQAIAVVATYVFVFVATLVILKIVDWTIGLRVNEEDESVGLDQSQHGESGYSL from the coding sequence ATGAAGCGATTATTGAGTCTTACAATACTGTTATGCTTTATGGCGATGGCAGGTGCTGTCTTTGCCGAAGAGCCTAAGGCAGAAATGCCCCGACCCATCGGGGTGCCAGCCACTGAGGCGCCACCTGCTCAAACAGCGCCTGCTCCGCCAAAGATCGATACAGGAGATACTGCCTGGATGCTTGTCTCAACAGCACTTGTTATGCTTATGACACCAGGACTCGCACTCTTTTACGGTGGCATGGTCAGAAGAAAGAATGTCCTTGGGACCATTATGCATAGCTTTGTCATACTCTGCCTCGTGAGTGTGATATGGGTGCTCTGGGGATATACACTCGCATTCGGGCCAGACAAAGGGGGTATTATAGGTGGCCTTGACTGGCTTGGCCTTAAGGGTGTTGGCCAGGAGCCAGCGCCTATGGCATCTACAATCCCGCATCTTGTCTTTATGATGTTTCAGGGCATGTTTGCAATAATAACGCCTGCCCTTATTACAGGAGCATTTGCTGAAAGGATGAAGTTTTCAGCATTGGTCGTTTTTTCGGCACTCTGGCTGACATTTGTCTATTCTCCGCTGGCCCACTGGGTATGGGGAGGCGGATGGATAGGAGCCACACTCGGTGCCCTTGACTTTGCAGGCGGGACAGTTGTTCACATCAATTCTGCCATTGCAGCCATCGCAGCAGTAATTGTAATAGGCAAGCGTAAGGGTTATGGTGTTGAGCCAATGGCGCCCCATAACCTGCCGATAACTATACTTGGAGCAGCACTTCTCTGGTTTGGATGGTTTGGTTTTAATGCAGGTAGTGCCCTGACATCAGGCGGGCTTGCCTCTGTTGCATTTGTTACAACTAATACTGCTACTGCTACTGCAGCAATGAGCTGGCTTTTTGTTGAGTGGATTCAGAGAGGTAAACCTACAGCTCTCGGCGCAGTTAGTGGAGCAGTGGCAGGGCTTGTTGCTATAACACCAGCAGCAGGTTTTGTGAGCCCCATGTCATCGATACTGATTGGAATAGGCGCAGGCGTATTCTGTTATACAGCGGTCAATCTAAAGCCAAAGCTCGGTTATGACGATTCCCTTGATGTTCTTGGAATCCACGGAGTTGGCGGGACATGGGGTGCACTTGCAACAGGGCTTTTCGCATCAGTCGCTATAAACCCTGCTGGGAAGGATGGTTTATTCGCTGGAAATCCACCACTCCTCGGCATCCAGGCCATTGCTGTGGTAGCTACCTATGTGTTTGTTTTTGTGGCTACACTGGTTATTCTTAAAATCGTTGACTGGACAATAGGTCTCAGGGTTAATGAGGAGGACGAATCTGTCGGGCTTGACCAGTCACAGCATGGAGAGAGCGGATATTCATTGTAA